One Tautonia rosea genomic window carries:
- a CDS encoding zinc ribbon domain-containing protein, producing the protein MALIPCPECQTQISDLAPTCPRCGYPIAIRPASAPSPSPTLASASRNAVRSALRFLVSAVGWTFAALTFVAIFMFGLPFVQSLRDAHEQSRLQPTHQIEYVLAGDRLLKAWAEATAADVDDPNRAIEAWEAYNVARKGLLSEMPELTEDFRATYLEHTQIYDAILDLLRSVPQDSLSLAALGAANLMQGGRIAQEIQERSVSLENRYRDTTNRLEQIALREGARINWNPLPMVSSVEEGAATDSGIGRSWLLVAIDGRPLDGSETDLNVYREVLDPDRYENRIREIPLEFLTPHGRREVQIAGWDAPAITLLDASNQTIELWSRSDHPDP; encoded by the coding sequence ATGGCGCTGATCCCCTGTCCCGAGTGTCAGACCCAGATTTCCGACCTCGCTCCGACCTGCCCAAGATGCGGCTACCCAATCGCCATCCGGCCGGCGTCCGCGCCGAGCCCGAGCCCCACCTTGGCCTCAGCAAGCAGGAACGCGGTCCGATCCGCCCTGCGTTTCCTTGTCTCCGCAGTCGGTTGGACGTTCGCCGCGCTTACGTTCGTGGCTATTTTCATGTTTGGCCTCCCCTTTGTGCAGTCCCTGAGGGACGCCCACGAGCAGTCCCGGCTGCAACCCACCCATCAGATCGAATACGTCCTGGCCGGCGACCGGCTCCTCAAGGCTTGGGCTGAGGCGACCGCCGCCGACGTCGACGACCCGAATCGAGCCATCGAGGCATGGGAGGCTTACAACGTGGCACGGAAGGGGCTTCTCTCCGAGATGCCAGAGCTGACCGAGGACTTCCGCGCCACCTATCTCGAGCACACGCAGATCTACGACGCAATCCTCGATCTGCTCCGCAGTGTCCCTCAGGACTCCCTCTCCCTCGCGGCCCTCGGCGCCGCGAACCTCATGCAGGGGGGCCGCATCGCGCAGGAGATCCAGGAGCGAAGCGTCTCGCTTGAAAACCGCTATCGCGACACCACCAACCGCCTTGAGCAGATCGCGCTCCGCGAGGGAGCCCGGATCAACTGGAATCCCCTGCCCATGGTTTCGAGCGTCGAGGAGGGGGCCGCGACCGACTCGGGCATCGGGAGATCCTGGCTGCTCGTCGCAATCGACGGCCGCCCGCTCGACGGCTCCGAAACCGACCTCAACGTGTACCGAGAGGTGCTCGACCCCGACCGTTATGAGAATCGCATCCGAGAAATCCCTCTGGAATTCCTCACCCCACACGGTCGCAGAGAGGTCCAGATCGCCGGATGGGACGCGCCGGCGATCACGCTCCTTGACGCCTCCAACCAGACGATTGAACTCTGGAGCCGGTCCGACCATCCTGATCCTTAA
- a CDS encoding B12-binding domain-containing radical SAM protein, which produces MARICLINPRFPTSFWGLNHGLPLLGKKCNMPVLALPTIAGLTPDEHDVVVIDENIEDLDFDALDGFDLIGVTGMTVQRDRMIEILQELKARGHFTIVGGPWITVAEGWEPFEGLVDVAFIGEAEETWPKFLEDWKRGEHADRYEQADKTDMTKVPMPRYDLVKFEEYAMGCVQTSRGCPFQCEFCDIIVIFGRRPRIKTPEMVVDEIDYQYRQGARMIFLVDDNFIGNKKAAKEILRAIITWQRKNGYPVVFGTEASLNLSEDDELLELMSEASMNTVFVGIESPDEEALMETKKIQNVKKGFTMIDRVHKIQNAGIEVYAGMIVGFDSDDLSVFDRQYEFLTAARIPNVMAGMLSAIPSTPLYDRLLAEGRLDNAAADDPAIATNIIPLQMSVHEMRDGWLDLMDRLYDPEEYFKRFDSLFAENAIPLGAAKMRWMRRHRPVSYVLQHIGIVFAALTVLYRIWRDPRTKPFRPVYARTLRKLIRNRRPLRFLFTFATRCVMHTHFAVMTRQMVRGESRLVNT; this is translated from the coding sequence ATGGCCCGCATCTGCCTGATCAACCCTCGATTTCCGACCTCGTTCTGGGGGCTTAACCACGGCCTGCCACTTTTGGGCAAGAAGTGCAACATGCCCGTGCTGGCCCTGCCGACCATCGCCGGCCTGACCCCCGACGAACACGACGTCGTCGTCATCGATGAAAACATCGAAGACCTCGACTTCGACGCCCTCGACGGTTTCGACCTCATCGGCGTCACCGGCATGACCGTCCAGCGCGACCGGATGATCGAGATCCTTCAGGAACTCAAGGCCCGAGGCCACTTCACCATCGTCGGCGGCCCCTGGATCACCGTCGCCGAGGGCTGGGAACCCTTCGAGGGGCTCGTCGATGTCGCCTTCATCGGCGAGGCCGAGGAAACCTGGCCGAAGTTCCTCGAAGACTGGAAACGCGGCGAACACGCCGACCGCTACGAACAGGCCGACAAGACCGACATGACCAAGGTCCCCATGCCGCGCTACGACCTCGTCAAGTTCGAGGAGTACGCCATGGGATGCGTCCAGACCTCCCGCGGATGCCCCTTCCAGTGCGAGTTCTGCGACATCATCGTCATCTTCGGCCGCCGCCCCCGCATCAAGACCCCCGAAATGGTCGTCGACGAAATCGACTACCAGTACCGCCAGGGGGCCCGCATGATCTTCCTCGTCGATGACAACTTCATCGGCAACAAAAAGGCCGCCAAGGAGATCCTCCGCGCCATCATCACCTGGCAGCGCAAAAACGGCTACCCCGTCGTCTTCGGCACCGAGGCCAGCCTCAACCTCTCCGAAGACGACGAGCTACTCGAACTCATGTCCGAGGCCAGCATGAACACCGTCTTCGTCGGCATCGAAAGCCCCGACGAAGAGGCCCTGATGGAAACCAAGAAAATCCAGAACGTGAAGAAGGGCTTCACGATGATCGACCGCGTCCACAAGATCCAGAACGCCGGGATCGAAGTGTACGCCGGCATGATCGTCGGCTTCGACTCCGACGACCTCTCCGTCTTCGACCGCCAGTACGAGTTCCTCACCGCCGCCCGTATCCCGAACGTCATGGCCGGCATGCTTTCGGCCATTCCTAGCACCCCGCTCTACGACCGCCTCCTCGCCGAGGGCCGCCTCGACAACGCCGCCGCCGACGACCCCGCCATCGCCACCAACATCATCCCCCTCCAAATGTCCGTCCACGAAATGCGCGACGGCTGGCTCGACCTGATGGACCGCCTCTACGACCCCGAAGAATACTTCAAGCGCTTCGACTCCCTCTTCGCCGAAAACGCCATCCCCCTCGGCGCCGCCAAGATGCGCTGGATGCGCCGCCACCGCCCCGTCTCGTACGTCCTCCAGCACATCGGCATCGTCTTCGCCGCCCTCACCGTCCTCTACCGCATCTGGCGCGACCCCCGCACCAAACCCTTCCGCCCCGTCTACGCCCGCACCCTCCGAAAACTCATCCGCAACCGCCGCCCCCTCCGCTTCCTCTTCACCTTCGCCACCCGCTGCGTCATGCACACCCACTTCGCCGTCATGACCCGCCAAATGGTCCGCGGAGAATCGCGTCTTGTGAATACGTGA
- a CDS encoding RNA polymerase sigma factor codes for MRLGSDDAKTDRRLLQRVARWNDDSAWTRFDDTYRPMIRRWGQSLGFEGDDLDELCQMVILRFLHRAEGFDYDPSKTFRGWLRTVLRSQVVELVRSRRQGTRSLPSPDDLPDDGADRLGDESTPRDLGGRLADLAESVQDAVKERVSPENWRVFWMIRVEGSPVAEAARAVGKSYAAAYRNQERIARMLREEARARLGSASASNSTEPG; via the coding sequence ATGAGACTCGGCAGCGACGACGCGAAGACCGATCGCCGGCTGCTCCAGAGGGTGGCCCGGTGGAATGATGACTCGGCCTGGACGCGGTTTGACGACACCTATCGGCCGATGATCCGGCGCTGGGGGCAATCGCTCGGGTTCGAGGGGGACGACCTGGACGAGCTTTGCCAGATGGTCATCCTCCGGTTCCTGCACCGGGCCGAAGGGTTCGATTACGACCCGTCGAAGACCTTTCGGGGTTGGCTCCGAACGGTCTTGCGGAGCCAGGTGGTGGAACTGGTCCGCTCCCGTCGCCAGGGGACCCGCTCTCTGCCCAGTCCCGACGATCTACCCGACGACGGAGCCGATCGCCTGGGAGACGAGTCGACGCCGAGGGACCTGGGCGGCCGGCTGGCCGATCTGGCCGAGTCGGTCCAGGATGCCGTGAAGGAGCGGGTCAGTCCCGAGAACTGGCGGGTTTTCTGGATGATCAGGGTCGAGGGCTCTCCCGTGGCCGAAGCCGCGAGGGCCGTCGGCAAGTCGTATGCGGCTGCCTACCGAAATCAGGAGCGGATTGCCCGGATGCTCAGGGAGGAAGCTCGCGCCCGACTCGGTTCGGCTTCGGCCTCGAACTCGACTGAGCCGGGCTGA
- a CDS encoding transposase has protein sequence MGRIRKRHSPAFKAKVALQATKQEATITELAREHQVHPVQISQWKKQLLDGVEDLFEKEKGRKGDILLFQ, from the coding sequence ATGGGACGAATCCGCAAGCGGCACTCACCGGCCTTCAAGGCGAAGGTCGCCCTTCAGGCCACCAAGCAGGAGGCCACGATCACCGAACTGGCACGAGAGCATCAGGTCCATCCGGTCCAGATCAGCCAGTGGAAGAAGCAGTTGCTCGACGGCGTTGAGGACCTCTTCGAGAAAGAAAAGGGAAGAAAAGGGGACATTCTACTTTTTCAATAA
- a CDS encoding RHS repeat-associated core domain-containing protein, with translation MVGQATYTYDALDRRIRVQNDADGAGPGAPATTWTVYDGPHAYADFDGSGTLQTRYLHGPAVDMLLARTTAAGTSAWYLTDRLGSVRDLASTSGSVINHVAYDGFGKVLGETSPAHGDRFKFTGREQDAVTGLQYNRARYYDAAIGRWTQEDPIGFAAGDPNLYRYVGNGPTNYVDPDGLRGIGSWINRQAGWVAEQASSAWDYTYRSGEQLILGHYSDEVTVLGTAGQIGTGLIGVDLPGDIRDLSYDVTHWEWSWQHAGQTGLDLVGVFPVIGALKYTDEAVTLARGGSRARAPLADRVAGRADARHAESCTVTTRIDVLPSNQLVSRFDTVTNAPVRNAPVPYGTPYRQLSRSKYDELLGKVEARTITKDEWKRLQWYERLTDRRQAGIDAFWDRERELLSQRLPGTRNWNDQARSAILAGGQPQGIFSHHSYSVSLYPQLANDPDIIIPLTFREHFFKHHGGNWRNPTHGVPLRPDLSDDF, from the coding sequence GTGGTGGGCCAGGCCACCTACACCTACGACGCGTTGGACCGCCGCATCCGGGTGCAGAATGACGCCGATGGCGCCGGGCCCGGGGCGCCCGCGACCACCTGGACGGTCTACGACGGCCCGCACGCCTATGCCGACTTCGACGGCTCCGGCACGCTGCAAACCCGCTACCTGCACGGCCCGGCCGTCGACATGCTGCTGGCGCGGACCACCGCCGCCGGCACCTCGGCCTGGTACCTGACCGACCGCCTCGGCAGCGTCCGCGACCTGGCCAGCACCTCCGGCTCCGTGATCAACCACGTCGCCTACGACGGCTTCGGGAAGGTGCTCGGCGAGACCAGCCCGGCCCACGGCGACCGCTTCAAGTTCACCGGACGCGAGCAGGATGCCGTCACCGGCCTGCAGTACAACCGGGCGCGGTACTACGACGCGGCGATCGGCCGCTGGACCCAGGAGGACCCGATCGGCTTCGCCGCCGGCGACCCGAACCTCTACCGCTACGTCGGCAACGGCCCGACGAACTATGTCGATCCCGACGGGTTGCGAGGCATCGGCTCCTGGATCAATCGGCAGGCCGGATGGGTCGCAGAGCAGGCCTCCTCGGCGTGGGACTACACGTATCGGTCGGGCGAACAGCTCATCCTGGGCCATTACTCGGACGAGGTCACGGTCCTCGGCACGGCCGGGCAGATCGGCACGGGGCTCATCGGCGTGGATCTGCCCGGCGACATCCGCGATCTGTCCTACGACGTGACGCACTGGGAATGGTCGTGGCAGCATGCCGGTCAGACCGGGCTCGATCTGGTCGGCGTCTTCCCGGTGATCGGCGCGTTGAAATACACCGACGAGGCGGTTACGCTCGCCCGAGGCGGCTCGCGGGCTCGGGCTCCCCTGGCCGACCGGGTGGCCGGCCGAGCCGACGCCCGCCACGCCGAGAGCTGCACGGTCACGACCCGGATCGACGTCCTCCCGAGCAACCAACTCGTCAGCCGTTTCGACACGGTTACCAATGCCCCAGTACGCAATGCTCCCGTTCCCTATGGGACGCCTTACCGACAGTTGAGTCGAAGCAAGTACGACGAGTTGCTTGGCAAGGTTGAAGCTCGCACCATCACAAAAGATGAATGGAAGAGATTGCAGTGGTACGAGCGACTGACGGACAGACGGCAAGCGGGAATTGATGCGTTCTGGGATCGAGAACGAGAACTGCTTTCGCAGAGGCTGCCGGGAACCCGCAACTGGAACGATCAAGCTCGAAGTGCGATTTTGGCTGGGGGTCAGCCACAGGGTATTTTTAGCCACCATAGTTACAGTGTGTCCCTTTATCCGCAGTTGGCCAATGACCCAGACATCATCATTCCGTTGACGTTCCGTGAGCATTTCTTTAAGCATCACGGCGGCAACTGGCGGAATCCAACACATGGTGTTCCGTTGCGACCAGACTTGTCAGATGACTTTTGA
- a CDS encoding YkgJ family cysteine cluster protein: MDEAGSYGGGASESVSAKLQLKLPGGTLDLEVRLPTRLVELEELLPLARALEDRVVELAVHQVEATGRRVSCKAGCGACCRQLVPVSEVEARRVAAMVEGMPEPRRSAVRGRFEEARRRLDEGGLLEPLRSEDRRTMDREARGRLGRAYFALGVPCPFLEDESCSIHPERPLTCREYLVTSPAEHCAKPTPGAVEGVDLPGSVWMSFARLCDPSPEAETIHWVPLVLALEWVASHPEGPPLRPAPELFRDLIARFAGQHAPPTPPNDRDEPGPGELGVDRPRD, from the coding sequence ATGGACGAGGCCGGAAGCTACGGGGGAGGAGCGAGCGAGTCGGTGTCGGCGAAGCTGCAATTGAAGTTGCCGGGGGGGACGCTGGATCTGGAGGTCAGGCTGCCGACGAGGCTGGTGGAGCTGGAGGAGCTGTTGCCGCTGGCCAGGGCCTTGGAGGATCGGGTGGTCGAGCTGGCGGTGCATCAGGTCGAGGCGACGGGGCGTCGAGTGTCGTGCAAGGCAGGGTGCGGGGCGTGTTGCAGGCAGCTCGTGCCGGTTTCGGAGGTGGAGGCGAGGCGGGTTGCGGCGATGGTCGAGGGAATGCCGGAGCCGAGGCGGTCGGCGGTGCGCGGGAGGTTCGAGGAGGCGCGGCGGCGGCTCGACGAGGGGGGATTGCTGGAGCCGTTGCGGTCGGAGGATCGTCGGACGATGGACCGCGAGGCGAGGGGACGGCTGGGGCGCGCGTACTTCGCGTTGGGGGTCCCCTGCCCGTTCCTGGAGGACGAATCGTGTTCGATCCACCCGGAGCGTCCCTTGACCTGCCGAGAATACCTGGTGACCTCGCCCGCCGAGCACTGCGCGAAGCCGACTCCGGGGGCAGTTGAGGGGGTGGACTTGCCGGGTTCGGTCTGGATGTCGTTTGCGAGGCTGTGCGATCCGTCGCCCGAGGCCGAGACGATCCACTGGGTGCCGCTGGTGCTGGCGCTCGAGTGGGTGGCCTCGCATCCGGAGGGGCCGCCGCTCCGACCGGCCCCCGAGCTGTTCCGCGACCTGATCGCCCGGTTTGCGGGGCAACACGCGCCGCCAACGCCACCGAACGATCGAGACGAGCCGGGGCCTGGTGAGTTGGGGGTCGACCGTCCTCGGGATTGA
- a CDS encoding serine/threonine-protein kinase — MIECPSLDDLRQLISESLDEAAFEALESHLEHCSLCQETLDRELVAKTRAGGAFRQVEEAMPVPVPVLPGYRLVRELGRGGMGVVSLATREEDGRAVALKYLGGGPDDRARWRREAETMRQIDHPGVVRLLDSAEIGGWVCLVIEYAPGGSLADRLDPAPAPEEAARVVELLAEAVDHVHGRGFLHLDLKPSNILLGERPGRSIAESRPMVADFGLVLGWGDPELTWTMAPGPRGTPPYMAPEQLAPRPETIGPAADVYALGAILYRMLTGRPPFLGRSKVETYHQLRDRDPVAPRRLNPEVPKALETICLQCLQKSPAKRYRSALHLADDLRRFREGRPILAKPTPRTVLAARWCRRHRTIAASVAALLVLGVALFVVQAARLRALRIEQERNDREVARLEENLELFAQVFENYQDVANQVFFQDSYDVGDLLDQLLPLRDRLRAAREAGTIDAANLVAFGQLNLMIVYLMQRNSLPKEVFDPALDDGLDALREAIRYAPNVDYVRESLIEAELMRFLADIYLMDLDQAEEGAWEALAMVRSLPPEVLCRPTFRAIVDMPFSMATRHYALGDCGAALRWLDEGRRIIYDIDRSGPPGEWLADPRVARYLATVAMVEGDMDEARALLSDIPRGKGIIDPAVMLEAIAIRWLIFRLGAIDDLPLLNGVTDPRMVGSPTAMADLIVDESRLLGLEPREMSLAVQKAVGYFVYTQRQEGNFDRARKTTGRFVELCQELIARMPEEPAARILLAEASMQFVKIGQDQDDPREIRRGLTLAIRAIEEALALDPENEDYRATLAERDQLLKGLSAEEPRQAFLGG, encoded by the coding sequence ATGATTGAGTGCCCGAGCCTCGACGATCTGAGGCAGCTCATCTCCGAATCGCTCGACGAGGCAGCCTTCGAGGCGTTGGAGTCGCACCTTGAGCATTGCTCGCTCTGCCAGGAGACGCTGGACCGGGAACTCGTTGCCAAGACCCGGGCCGGAGGGGCCTTCCGTCAGGTCGAGGAGGCGATGCCGGTCCCGGTCCCGGTCTTGCCCGGCTATCGGCTCGTTCGAGAGCTGGGCCGGGGAGGGATGGGGGTCGTCTCGCTGGCAACCCGGGAGGAGGACGGCCGGGCGGTTGCCCTGAAGTATCTCGGCGGTGGGCCGGACGACCGGGCGCGGTGGCGTCGCGAGGCGGAGACGATGCGGCAGATCGACCATCCTGGGGTCGTCCGGCTGCTCGATTCGGCCGAGATCGGCGGGTGGGTCTGCCTGGTCATCGAATACGCACCCGGCGGGAGCCTGGCCGATCGGCTCGACCCGGCCCCTGCTCCCGAAGAGGCGGCGCGGGTGGTCGAGCTGCTCGCCGAGGCGGTCGATCACGTGCATGGGCGCGGCTTCCTGCATCTCGACCTGAAGCCGTCGAACATTTTGCTCGGAGAGCGGCCGGGGCGCTCGATTGCCGAGAGCCGGCCGATGGTCGCCGACTTCGGCCTCGTCCTTGGCTGGGGAGACCCTGAGCTCACCTGGACGATGGCCCCCGGCCCCCGGGGCACCCCGCCGTACATGGCCCCGGAGCAGCTCGCGCCCCGGCCCGAGACGATCGGCCCGGCGGCCGATGTGTACGCGCTGGGGGCGATTCTCTATCGGATGCTTACGGGCAGACCCCCGTTCCTCGGTCGATCAAAGGTAGAGACCTACCACCAACTCCGGGACCGCGACCCGGTCGCCCCCCGGCGCCTCAACCCCGAGGTGCCGAAGGCGCTGGAGACGATCTGCTTGCAGTGCCTTCAGAAATCGCCCGCCAAGCGATACCGGAGCGCCCTGCACCTTGCCGACGACCTGAGGCGATTCCGAGAGGGCCGGCCGATCCTGGCGAAGCCGACCCCTCGGACGGTGCTCGCCGCGAGGTGGTGCCGCCGCCACCGGACGATTGCAGCCTCGGTGGCGGCCTTGCTGGTGCTTGGGGTGGCCTTGTTCGTCGTCCAGGCGGCCCGACTTCGGGCCTTGCGGATCGAGCAGGAACGCAATGATCGTGAGGTCGCCCGACTGGAGGAGAACCTGGAGCTTTTTGCGCAGGTCTTCGAGAATTACCAGGACGTCGCCAACCAGGTTTTCTTCCAGGACTCCTATGATGTTGGGGACTTGCTCGACCAGCTCCTCCCGCTGCGGGACCGACTCCGGGCCGCCCGAGAGGCCGGGACGATCGACGCGGCGAACCTTGTCGCGTTCGGCCAGTTGAACCTGATGATCGTCTATCTCATGCAGCGGAACTCTCTCCCGAAGGAGGTATTCGACCCGGCGCTCGACGACGGCCTGGACGCCCTGCGCGAGGCGATTCGTTACGCTCCGAACGTTGATTACGTTCGGGAGTCACTCATCGAGGCGGAGCTGATGCGATTTCTGGCGGACATCTATCTGATGGATCTCGATCAGGCCGAGGAAGGGGCCTGGGAGGCCCTTGCCATGGTCCGCTCGCTGCCGCCCGAGGTGCTCTGCCGGCCCACCTTTCGCGCGATCGTGGACATGCCCTTCTCGATGGCAACCCGGCACTACGCGCTGGGCGATTGTGGGGCGGCCCTCCGATGGCTCGACGAGGGCCGAAGGATCATTTACGACATCGATCGCTCCGGCCCGCCCGGAGAGTGGCTCGCGGATCCGAGGGTCGCCCGATACCTGGCCACCGTTGCGATGGTTGAGGGGGACATGGACGAGGCTCGGGCCCTGCTCTCGGACATCCCTCGCGGTAAGGGGATCATCGATCCCGCGGTGATGCTCGAAGCGATTGCCATTCGCTGGCTCATCTTCCGCCTCGGGGCCATCGACGACCTGCCGCTGCTGAACGGGGTCACGGACCCGCGCATGGTCGGCTCTCCCACCGCGATGGCCGACCTGATCGTCGATGAGAGTCGGCTGCTGGGCCTGGAGCCCCGGGAGATGTCCCTCGCCGTTCAGAAGGCGGTCGGCTATTTCGTGTACACGCAACGGCAGGAGGGGAATTTCGATCGCGCCCGGAAGACCACGGGCCGCTTCGTGGAGCTGTGCCAGGAACTGATCGCCCGGATGCCCGAGGAGCCGGCCGCCCGCATCCTGCTGGCCGAGGCGTCGATGCAATTCGTCAAAATCGGGCAGGATCAGGATGACCCCCGGGAGATCCGACGGGGCCTGACCCTGGCCATTCGCGCGATTGAGGAGGCGCTGGCCCTCGATCCCGAGAACGAGGACTACCGCGCGACCCTCGCCGAACGCGACCAGCTTCTGAAGGGGCTTTCTGCCGAGGAACCCCGCCAGGCATTCCTGGGGGGTTGA
- a CDS encoding YHYH protein — MRVSRRTLIAGALAVPAAAATAAYVLSDSAERVSSERSITTSDGKRLVSANGMPDHAIGDFPNRHDPVPLRPQRHRLEMPLTPVIAEQPVPIAMWLFGIAVNGVPFDPSGPFWDSNGDSGWQFEVLHPANAVALGIDANRAHTQGRGTYHYHGLPTGLLWDLSVASPDRPMHMLGYAADGFPIYGPECPADPTDLASRTRRLRSSYRLRSGLRKDGPKGRFDGVFVEDFVFEPGYGDLDECNGRNGPTPEFPDGTYYYVLTDEFPFIPRLWRGSPDPSFRHGPPPGVSPPLPPELREYRSRT; from the coding sequence ATGAGAGTCAGCCGTCGAACCCTGATCGCCGGGGCCCTCGCCGTTCCGGCCGCCGCGGCGACCGCTGCCTATGTTCTCTCCGATTCGGCAGAGCGCGTCTCGTCCGAACGCTCCATCACCACGAGCGACGGTAAGCGGCTGGTCTCGGCCAATGGCATGCCCGACCACGCCATCGGAGACTTTCCCAACCGTCACGATCCGGTCCCGCTCCGGCCTCAGCGCCATCGGCTGGAGATGCCGCTCACGCCCGTCATCGCCGAGCAGCCGGTGCCAATTGCCATGTGGCTCTTTGGGATCGCCGTCAATGGCGTTCCGTTCGACCCTTCTGGACCCTTCTGGGACTCCAACGGCGACAGCGGCTGGCAGTTCGAGGTGCTGCATCCGGCCAACGCCGTGGCGCTGGGCATCGACGCCAACCGGGCGCACACCCAGGGACGGGGCACCTACCACTACCACGGCCTGCCGACCGGCCTGCTTTGGGATCTCTCTGTCGCCTCGCCGGATCGACCCATGCACATGCTCGGCTACGCCGCTGACGGCTTCCCCATCTACGGCCCCGAGTGCCCCGCCGACCCAACCGACCTGGCGAGCCGAACCCGGCGCCTTCGGTCGAGCTATCGGCTTCGGAGCGGTCTGCGGAAGGACGGGCCGAAGGGCCGCTTCGACGGGGTCTTCGTCGAGGACTTCGTATTCGAGCCAGGATACGGCGACCTGGACGAATGCAACGGCCGAAACGGACCGACCCCGGAGTTCCCCGACGGCACCTACTACTATGTTCTGACCGACGAGTTCCCGTTCATCCCCCGGCTCTGGCGCGGCTCGCCCGACCCGAGCTTCCGACACGGCCCCCCACCGGGCGTCTCGCCGCCGCTCCCCCCGGAACTCCGGGAGTATCGGAGCCGGACCTGA
- a CDS encoding endonuclease domain-containing protein, whose product MPASRLDLIAAMADGQARLLLADSISDALATLRESLPDPSDSRVVSVILDPIPGPSEILDAAIADLAEVALALWPSWYAGTIPLQDDGPAALSWHRLMASGPILTDAPRREFVLPWFRKAAARCRDRQLPTLPEFAPALQARQLAQAIAPSNLVIALGIGDQTPETGRLLGLTRCAEWLARETAARVLVVIPEAIADSSELASINFRPLRIPPPEPPTGHLPTDDEQAHRVWPVVGRPHPYSLGELKLAALLASDPDLGPLFRHNARVQSRRGQSFLVDLLWPEGKVVVEIDGYSFHSSRASFATDRDRDYHLLISGFLVLRLPHDEVVQDSSLALDKIRDVVRFRQSQQSPRRTQE is encoded by the coding sequence ATGCCCGCCTCTCGGCTCGACCTGATCGCCGCGATGGCTGACGGCCAGGCCCGCTTGCTCTTGGCCGACAGCATTTCGGATGCGCTGGCGACCTTGCGCGAATCGCTCCCCGATCCCAGCGACTCCCGCGTCGTCTCGGTGATCCTCGACCCGATTCCCGGCCCCTCTGAAATCCTCGACGCAGCCATCGCCGATCTGGCCGAGGTCGCCCTGGCGCTCTGGCCCTCCTGGTACGCGGGGACGATCCCGCTTCAGGACGACGGACCCGCCGCCCTCTCCTGGCATCGGCTGATGGCCTCCGGGCCGATCCTGACCGATGCGCCTCGACGAGAGTTCGTCCTGCCCTGGTTCCGTAAAGCCGCAGCGCGCTGTCGGGACCGGCAACTGCCGACCCTCCCGGAATTCGCCCCCGCTCTCCAGGCCAGGCAGCTTGCCCAGGCCATCGCCCCGAGCAACCTGGTCATCGCGCTCGGCATCGGTGACCAGACGCCCGAAACGGGCCGACTCCTTGGCCTCACCCGCTGTGCCGAATGGCTGGCCCGTGAAACCGCCGCGAGGGTCCTGGTCGTCATCCCCGAGGCCATCGCGGACTCCAGCGAGCTGGCCTCGATCAACTTCCGCCCCCTCCGAATTCCTCCCCCTGAGCCTCCGACCGGCCATCTTCCGACCGACGACGAACAAGCTCACCGCGTCTGGCCGGTCGTCGGCCGCCCGCACCCGTACAGCCTCGGAGAGCTGAAGCTCGCCGCCCTCCTCGCGTCCGACCCGGACCTCGGCCCACTCTTCCGACACAACGCCCGTGTCCAGTCCCGCCGCGGCCAGTCCTTTCTCGTCGATCTGCTCTGGCCCGAGGGCAAGGTGGTCGTCGAGATCGACGGCTACAGCTTCCATTCGTCCCGCGCCTCCTTTGCTACTGACCGCGACCGCGATTACCACCTGCTCATCAGCGGCTTCCTCGTCCTCCGTCTCCCTCACGATGAGGTTGTTCAAGACAGCTCTCTCGCCCTCGACAAGATCCGCGACGTCGTCCGATTCCGCCAATCTCAGCAATCGCCCAGGAGGACCCAGGAATGA
- a CDS encoding transposase, which yields MARTARASVADYCYHVLNRGNGRAEVFHTQDDYEAFLGMIAEASARLPMRVLGYCLMPNHFHLVLRPHGDGELSSWMQWLLTTHVRRYHRHYGSSGHVWQGRFKAFPCQNDGHLLTVLRYVERNALRAGLVPRAEDWPYGSLHASLNPPGPVRLEAVSGTTNPRTWARRVNRPLSDAELAAMRHSVARGTPYGSEDWTRDTASILGLESSLRPRGRPRKVDK from the coding sequence ATGGCACGCACGGCACGGGCGTCGGTGGCCGACTATTGCTACCATGTGTTGAATCGGGGCAATGGCCGGGCCGAGGTTTTCCACACGCAGGACGACTATGAGGCGTTTCTCGGGATGATCGCCGAGGCGTCGGCGCGCCTGCCGATGCGAGTGCTGGGCTACTGCCTGATGCCGAACCACTTCCATCTGGTCCTTCGGCCTCATGGCGACGGAGAGTTGTCGAGCTGGATGCAGTGGCTATTGACCACCCACGTGCGGCGCTATCACCGCCACTATGGCTCTAGCGGCCACGTTTGGCAGGGACGCTTCAAGGCCTTCCCTTGCCAGAACGACGGCCATCTGCTGACGGTCCTGCGGTATGTCGAGCGTAACGCCTTGCGTGCCGGTCTGGTTCCGCGAGCCGAGGATTGGCCCTACGGCTCTTTGCACGCGAGCCTCAACCCGCCCGGCCCCGTGCGGCTGGAGGCGGTGTCCGGGACCACGAACCCTCGCACGTGGGCCAGGCGCGTCAACCGGCCGCTGAGCGACGCGGAACTGGCCGCGATGCGGCACAGCGTGGCTCGCGGCACGCCCTACGGCTCGGAGGACTGGACCCGAGACACCGCCTCGATACTAGGCCTTGAATCGAGCCTTCGGCCCCGGGGACGACCGAGGAAGGTGGACAAGTAG